Proteins co-encoded in one Kribbella solani genomic window:
- a CDS encoding glycosyltransferase, which translates to MTGLRIAQLANFVGPTSGGMRTAIEHVGRGYVEAGAERIVITPGAKDVIVETEFGTIVRVKAPKVSGGYRLITTPWTVIDLLKKFRPTTVEISDKSTLLPVARWARRNDIGTVLFSHERLDAMLALGAARPGQLGGNDVLRPGRMLGAVTQRASDSSPRPLWWGSDGVKYSQLGMVATVAALYKLLGRTYDAVVVTSRYAAAEFDEVTTPLVRIPLGVDLDTFHPSLGTPADDGVLKLVHAGRLSREKSPHLAVATAAELHRRGVNLRLDVYGTGPHLDELVEIAGDAPVTFHGYVDGRQTLATRLAEADIALSVCPGETFGLAVLEALAAGTPVVTANTGGARELVDETCGRWAPANPTDLADAVLALAAHPNRRAAARHRAERYPWQTCTDRLLALHHRLAHARLAA; encoded by the coding sequence ATGACCGGGCTGCGGATCGCTCAGTTGGCCAACTTCGTCGGGCCGACGTCCGGTGGGATGCGGACCGCGATCGAGCATGTCGGGCGTGGGTACGTCGAGGCCGGCGCCGAGCGGATCGTGATCACGCCGGGTGCGAAGGACGTGATCGTCGAGACCGAGTTCGGCACGATCGTCCGGGTGAAGGCGCCGAAGGTGAGTGGCGGGTACCGGCTGATCACCACGCCCTGGACGGTGATCGACCTGCTGAAGAAGTTCCGGCCGACCACGGTCGAGATCTCCGACAAGTCCACTCTGCTCCCGGTCGCGCGCTGGGCCCGGCGGAACGACATCGGCACCGTACTGTTCAGCCACGAACGGCTGGACGCGATGCTCGCGCTCGGCGCGGCCCGTCCGGGGCAGCTCGGCGGGAACGACGTACTCCGGCCGGGCCGGATGCTCGGCGCGGTCACGCAGCGGGCGAGCGACAGCAGCCCGCGGCCGTTGTGGTGGGGCTCCGACGGCGTGAAGTACAGCCAGCTCGGGATGGTTGCGACGGTGGCCGCGCTGTACAAGCTCCTCGGGCGTACGTACGACGCGGTGGTGGTCACGTCGCGGTACGCGGCGGCCGAGTTCGACGAGGTGACGACGCCGCTGGTACGGATTCCGCTCGGGGTCGACCTGGACACCTTCCACCCGTCACTCGGCACGCCGGCCGACGACGGCGTACTGAAACTCGTACACGCCGGACGGTTGTCGCGGGAGAAGAGCCCGCACCTCGCTGTCGCTACTGCCGCCGAGCTGCACCGGCGGGGCGTGAACCTACGGCTGGACGTGTACGGGACGGGTCCGCATCTGGATGAACTGGTCGAGATCGCCGGTGACGCGCCGGTGACGTTCCATGGCTATGTCGACGGTCGGCAAACGCTCGCGACCCGGCTCGCCGAGGCCGACATCGCGCTGTCCGTCTGCCCCGGCGAAACCTTCGGTCTGGCGGTTCTGGAGGCGCTCGCCGCCGGCACCCCGGTCGTCACCGCGAACACCGGCGGCGCCCGCGAGCTGGTCGACGAAACCTGCGGCCGCTGGGCGCCCGCCAACCCCACCGACCTCGCCGACGCCGTCCTGGCCCTGGCCGCCCACCCCAACCGCCGCGCCGCGGCCCGCCACCGAGCCGAGCGCTACCCCTGGCAAACCTGCACCGACCGCCTCCTCGCCCTCCACCACCGCCTGGCCCACGCCCGCCTGGCAGCCTGA
- a CDS encoding acyl-CoA mutase large subunit family protein — MGHRSESGFGFSPVYGPLDGFDPAAKLGAPGEFPYTRGVYPTMYTQRPWTMRQYAGFGTAAESNQRYHQLIDHGTMGLSVAFDLPTQMGYDSDAPIAHGEVGKVGVAIDSIDDMRVLFDKIPLDQVSTSMTINAPGSVLLLLYQLVAEEQGVSGDKLTGTIQNDVLKEYIARGTYIYPPKESLRLISDIFAYCQAELPRWNTISISGYHMAEAGATPAQEIAFTLANGIEYVRAAIASGLDVDEFAPRLSFFFVARTTLLEEVAKFRAARRIWARVMRDEFGALNPKSLMLRFHTQTAGVQLTAQQPEVNLVRVAVQGLAAVLGGTQSLHTNSYDEAIALPTEKAARLALRTQQVLAYETDVTATVDPFAGSYVVEALTDEVESATLELMEQVEEYGGAVAAIEQGFQKQEIERSAYRIAQQIDSAERVVVGMNKFTITAEEPYEPLRVDPAIESQQTARLATLRATRDQAAVDEALSALKKAAQGTDNCLYPMKQALKAQATVGEVCDTLREVWGAYVPADTF; from the coding sequence ATGGGTCATCGCAGTGAGTCGGGATTCGGGTTCTCGCCGGTGTACGGGCCGTTGGACGGGTTCGATCCGGCGGCGAAGCTCGGTGCGCCGGGCGAGTTTCCGTACACCCGGGGCGTCTACCCGACCATGTACACCCAGCGGCCGTGGACGATGCGGCAGTACGCCGGGTTCGGGACCGCGGCCGAGTCGAACCAGCGGTACCACCAGCTGATCGACCACGGCACGATGGGACTGTCGGTCGCCTTCGACCTGCCGACCCAGATGGGGTACGACTCCGACGCCCCGATCGCGCACGGTGAGGTCGGGAAGGTCGGCGTCGCGATCGACTCGATCGACGACATGCGGGTGCTGTTCGACAAGATCCCGCTGGACCAGGTGTCCACCTCGATGACGATCAACGCGCCCGGTTCGGTGCTGCTCCTGCTGTACCAACTGGTCGCCGAGGAGCAGGGCGTCTCCGGGGACAAACTGACCGGCACGATCCAGAACGACGTGCTGAAGGAGTACATCGCCCGCGGTACGTACATCTATCCGCCGAAGGAATCACTCCGGCTGATCAGCGACATCTTCGCGTACTGCCAGGCCGAACTGCCGCGCTGGAACACGATCTCGATCTCCGGGTACCACATGGCCGAGGCCGGTGCGACGCCCGCGCAGGAGATCGCGTTCACGCTGGCGAACGGGATCGAGTACGTGCGCGCGGCGATCGCGTCCGGGCTGGACGTGGACGAGTTCGCGCCGCGGCTGTCGTTCTTCTTCGTGGCGCGGACCACGCTGCTGGAGGAGGTGGCGAAGTTCCGGGCCGCGCGGCGGATCTGGGCGCGGGTGATGCGGGACGAGTTCGGCGCCTTGAACCCGAAGTCGCTGATGCTCCGCTTCCACACCCAGACCGCCGGCGTCCAGCTCACCGCGCAACAGCCCGAGGTGAACCTGGTCCGGGTCGCGGTGCAGGGCCTGGCCGCCGTACTCGGTGGAACGCAGTCGTTGCACACGAACTCGTACGACGAGGCGATCGCGCTGCCGACCGAGAAGGCGGCGCGGCTGGCCCTTCGTACGCAGCAGGTGCTCGCGTACGAGACCGATGTGACCGCGACGGTGGATCCGTTCGCCGGGTCGTACGTGGTCGAGGCGCTGACCGACGAGGTCGAGTCCGCGACGCTGGAGCTGATGGAGCAGGTCGAGGAGTACGGCGGCGCGGTCGCCGCGATCGAGCAAGGTTTCCAGAAACAGGAGATCGAACGCTCGGCGTACCGCATCGCCCAGCAGATCGACTCGGCCGAACGAGTGGTCGTCGGCATGAACAAGTTCACGATCACCGCCGAGGAACCGTACGAGCCACTCCGCGTCGATCCCGCCATCGAGTCTCAACAGACCGCCCGCCTCGCCACCCTCCGCGCCACCCGCGACCAGGCGGCCGTGGACGAGGCCCTGTCAGCCCTGAAAAAAGCCGCCCAGGGAACCGACAACTGCCTTTACCCCATGAAACAGGCCCTGAAAGCCCAGGCCACCGTCGGCGAAGTCTGCGACACCCTCCGCGAGGTGTGGGGCGCGTACGTCCCCGCCGACACCTTCTGA
- the sdhC gene encoding succinate dehydrogenase, cytochrome b556 subunit, which yields MPSKPAGTLYRGREGMWSWVAHRITGVGIFFFLLVHVLDTALVRVSPHAYNEVIGTYKNPIVGLLEVGLVAAILFHAFNGIRLILVDFWAKGPRYQRQLMIGVGVLWVVLFVPFVIRHLTHVFGG from the coding sequence TTGCCCAGCAAACCAGCCGGTACGCTCTACCGCGGCCGGGAGGGCATGTGGTCATGGGTCGCGCACCGGATCACCGGTGTGGGGATCTTCTTCTTCCTGCTGGTGCATGTGCTGGACACCGCACTGGTCCGGGTCTCGCCGCACGCGTACAACGAGGTCATCGGCACCTACAAGAACCCGATCGTCGGCCTGCTCGAGGTCGGGCTGGTGGCGGCGATCCTGTTCCACGCGTTCAACGGCATCCGGCTGATCCTGGTGGACTTCTGGGCCAAGGGCCCGCGCTACCAGCGGCAGCTGATGATCGGTGTCGGCGTGCTCTGGGTGGTGCTGTTCGTGCCGTTCGTCATCCGGCATCTGACCCACGTGTTCGGAGGCTGA
- a CDS encoding MBL fold metallo-hydrolase, with product MSFWICATCAVEHADQVEVCAICADERQYVPADGQHWTTLDELAGTEVTIDEVEPGLYGIRSKPPVGIGQQSMLVTTTAGNLLWDPIGYLDDDAVRRVRELGEVVAIIASHPHMYGVQVEWSHRLGDVPVYVAEADQEWVARPDAVIRTWSGELKPLPGVTVLQPGGHFPGSAVVHWANGADGKGVILSGDTIFANPDRTSVSFMRSYPNRIPLSGAVVDRVARSLDPFEYDRLYNNFGASIPVDAKAVVRRSADRHAAWTRGDYDHLT from the coding sequence GTGAGTTTCTGGATCTGTGCGACCTGCGCGGTCGAGCACGCCGACCAGGTCGAGGTGTGCGCGATCTGCGCCGACGAGCGGCAGTACGTCCCCGCCGACGGTCAGCACTGGACCACCCTCGACGAGCTGGCCGGCACCGAGGTGACCATCGACGAGGTCGAGCCCGGCCTGTACGGCATCCGCTCGAAGCCGCCGGTCGGGATCGGGCAGCAGTCGATGCTGGTGACAACGACCGCGGGCAACCTGCTCTGGGATCCGATCGGGTACCTGGACGACGATGCCGTCCGCCGGGTCCGGGAGCTCGGCGAGGTGGTCGCGATCATCGCCAGTCACCCGCACATGTACGGCGTGCAGGTGGAGTGGAGCCACCGGCTCGGCGATGTCCCGGTGTACGTCGCGGAGGCCGATCAGGAGTGGGTGGCACGACCCGACGCGGTGATTCGTACCTGGTCCGGTGAGCTGAAGCCGCTACCAGGCGTGACCGTTCTTCAACCTGGCGGTCACTTTCCGGGGAGCGCGGTGGTGCACTGGGCGAACGGTGCCGACGGCAAGGGAGTGATCCTGTCCGGCGACACCATCTTCGCCAACCCCGACCGGACGTCGGTCAGCTTCATGCGCAGCTACCCGAACCGGATCCCGCTGTCCGGCGCGGTCGTGGATCGGGTCGCGCGGTCGCTGGACCCGTTCGAGTACGACCGCCTGTACAACAACTTCGGCGCCTCCATCCCGGTGGACGCCAAGGCCGTGGTCCGCCGCTCCGCCGACCGCCACGCCGCTTGGACCCGCGGCGACTACGACCATCTGACCTGA
- a CDS encoding amidohydrolase, giving the protein MTHQLLVADVLARVEAVREEMVDVRRDLHAHPELGWHEVRTTELLEKRLVEAGLSPRVLPTGTGLICDIGAGDTCVALRADIDALPVPDGVVEPWQSTIDGVAHACGHDVHTSALLGAGLVLAGMARDGQLDRRVRLIFQPAEEVMPGGALGVIAAGGLDGVRRIYGVHCDPRLQVGQVGLRVGALTAAADKLLVRLTGPGGHTSRPHLTADLVYALATLVSQLPAALSRRVDPRAGMSLVWGRITSGSAANAIPSRGEAEGTLRCLDVNAWRLAEELIPALAAQITRPYGVEVDTEVTHGVPPVMNDATAITILQNAVHQTLGSSAVAPTDQSLGGEDFAWYLEHVPGAMARLGVRPPTLDTTGDLHTPTFDPSEEAITVATTLFTSTALLD; this is encoded by the coding sequence ATGACTCACCAGTTACTGGTCGCGGACGTGCTGGCGCGCGTCGAGGCGGTGCGCGAGGAGATGGTCGACGTACGGCGTGACCTGCACGCGCACCCCGAGCTCGGGTGGCACGAGGTACGGACGACCGAGCTGCTGGAGAAGCGCCTGGTCGAGGCCGGACTGTCGCCGCGGGTGCTGCCGACCGGTACCGGGCTGATCTGCGACATCGGAGCGGGTGACACCTGCGTCGCGCTCCGGGCCGACATCGACGCGCTGCCGGTGCCCGATGGTGTGGTCGAGCCGTGGCAGTCGACGATCGACGGAGTCGCGCACGCGTGCGGGCACGACGTACACACCTCGGCGCTGCTCGGCGCCGGACTGGTACTGGCCGGGATGGCGCGGGACGGGCAGCTGGACCGGCGGGTACGGCTGATCTTCCAGCCGGCCGAGGAGGTCATGCCCGGCGGCGCGCTCGGAGTGATCGCGGCGGGCGGGCTGGACGGCGTACGCCGGATCTACGGGGTGCACTGCGACCCACGGCTGCAGGTCGGGCAGGTCGGCCTCCGCGTCGGCGCGCTGACGGCCGCCGCCGACAAGCTCCTGGTGCGCCTGACCGGGCCGGGTGGTCACACTTCCCGACCACATTTGACTGCTGATCTGGTGTACGCGCTGGCGACGCTGGTTTCTCAGCTGCCGGCGGCGCTGTCCCGGCGAGTGGATCCGCGGGCGGGCATGTCGCTGGTCTGGGGCCGGATCACTTCAGGTTCCGCCGCAAACGCCATCCCGTCCCGCGGCGAGGCCGAAGGTACGCTCCGCTGCCTGGACGTGAACGCGTGGCGCCTCGCCGAGGAACTGATTCCCGCGCTGGCCGCCCAGATCACCCGCCCGTACGGCGTGGAGGTCGACACCGAGGTCACCCACGGCGTACCACCCGTGATGAACGACGCCACCGCGATCACAATCCTTCAGAATGCCGTCCACCAAACACTGGGTTCCAGCGCGGTAGCCCCCACCGATCAGAGCCTCGGCGGCGAGGACTTCGCCTGGTACCTGGAACACGTCCCCGGCGCCATGGCCCGCCTCGGCGTCCGGCCCCCCACCCTCGACACCACCGGCGACCTCCACACCCCCACCTTCGACCCCTCCGAAGAAGCCATCACCGTAGCCACCACCCTCTTCACCTCAACCGCCCTGCTGGACTAG
- a CDS encoding glycosyltransferase family 1 protein yields MRIVMVAETFLPQINGVANTARHVADRLRARGHELLIIAPGPGPDSYGDVQVIRARSFRTPGYKEYPVGLPDPSIERAMAGFRPDLVHLASPFIIGAYGLRAARRLGVPTVAIFQTDIAGFARQYPWYAAADRGIWRWVTRTHSRADRTLAPSSAAVAALVQRGVPRVHLWGRGVNLDLFDPKHRDEQWRRELSPDGRPIVGYVGRLAAEKKVRRLAELTDLGCRIVIVGDGPDRAALEHALPTATFLGMRRGADLASIFAGLDVFVHTGEHETFCQTIQEAQASGVATVGPAAGGPLDLIHPGENGLLFEPGKPGSLRGAVKTLLDHPNARGRMAASGLRRVQSRTWPAVVDDLVDRHYAEVLREAAYIRRVA; encoded by the coding sequence GTGCGAATCGTGATGGTGGCCGAGACCTTCCTGCCGCAGATCAATGGCGTGGCGAACACGGCTCGCCACGTCGCCGACCGGCTGCGTGCCCGCGGGCACGAGTTGCTGATCATCGCCCCCGGACCCGGCCCGGACAGCTACGGCGACGTCCAGGTGATCCGGGCCCGCAGCTTCCGCACGCCCGGGTACAAGGAGTACCCGGTCGGCCTGCCGGACCCGTCGATCGAGCGCGCGATGGCCGGCTTCCGCCCGGATCTGGTGCATCTCGCGTCGCCGTTCATCATCGGCGCGTACGGGCTGCGGGCCGCGCGCCGGCTCGGCGTACCGACGGTGGCGATCTTCCAGACCGACATCGCCGGCTTCGCCCGGCAGTACCCGTGGTACGCGGCCGCGGATCGCGGAATTTGGCGCTGGGTGACCCGGACGCACTCCCGGGCCGATCGCACCCTTGCGCCGTCGTCAGCCGCCGTGGCCGCGCTGGTGCAGCGGGGCGTGCCGCGGGTACACCTGTGGGGGCGCGGGGTGAACCTCGACCTGTTCGATCCCAAGCACCGTGATGAGCAGTGGCGGCGGGAGCTCTCGCCGGACGGGCGGCCGATCGTCGGGTACGTCGGCCGGCTCGCCGCGGAGAAGAAGGTCCGCCGGCTGGCCGAACTGACCGACCTGGGCTGCCGGATCGTGATCGTCGGGGACGGGCCGGATCGGGCCGCGCTGGAGCACGCGTTGCCGACGGCAACTTTCCTCGGGATGCGCCGCGGCGCTGACCTGGCGTCGATCTTTGCCGGGCTGGACGTTTTCGTCCACACCGGTGAGCACGAGACGTTCTGCCAGACCATCCAGGAGGCGCAGGCGTCCGGGGTCGCGACCGTTGGTCCGGCCGCCGGTGGTCCGCTCGACCTGATTCATCCGGGTGAAAACGGTCTGCTGTTCGAGCCTGGCAAGCCCGGGTCGTTGCGCGGGGCGGTCAAGACGCTGCTCGATCATCCGAACGCCCGCGGCCGGATGGCGGCGAGCGGCCTGCGACGGGTCCAGTCGCGCACGTGGCCGGCGGTCGTCGACGATCTCGTCGACCGGCACTACGCAGAGGTACTCCGGGAAGCCGCCTACATCCGGCGGGTCGCATGA